A single Tachypleus tridentatus isolate NWPU-2018 chromosome 9, ASM421037v1, whole genome shotgun sequence DNA region contains:
- the LOC143226163 gene encoding chorion peroxidase-like isoform X1 encodes MVYGSDLHTVQSLRLFINGLMRFQKDSKRNILLPRSRNARNDLCSDPGNRLFCFEAGDRRLNEHPALTAVQTVFIREHNRIARELRRLNPCWNDERLFQEARRIVIAEIQMITYNEFLSLVIGPSYYNNFLLRTLRNGFYTAYNPNVNPGMINEFTSACFRFGHSTSQSSFIEIQSSGNRTNFKLRNNFFHPFDLYNGQTELLVRGLADQLAQKSDNFIVEDLTNHLYRRRGEKFGLDLMAINIQRGRDHGIRPYVDYLRAIFNFSVTSFSDLNNLMPKQVLQKFEQIYESVEDIDFFSGSISERPVSDGIVGPTCGFIIALQYNRLRFGDRYFFDVYGEAGSFTPAQLREIREVTLSTILCENSDEVDELQQWIFRPVSENNPSLKCSSRRSFNFIPWHDASCNNE; translated from the exons ATGGTTTATGGAAGTGATCTTCACACCGTTCAATCACTGCGACTATTCATAAACG GTTTGATGAGGTTTCAAAAAGATTCGAAAAGAAATATCCTTTTACCACGATCTCGAAACGCCAGAAACGATTTGTGTAGTGACCCAGGAAACAGGTTATTTTGCTTTGAAGCAG GAGATCGTCGCTTGAATGAACATCCAGCCTTGACAGCTGTACAAACTGTATTTATCAGAGAACATAACAGAATTGCAAGAGAACTCAGAAGATTGAACCCATGTTGGAATGATGAGAGGCTGTTTCAAGAAGCCAG gaGGATCGTGATTGCTGAGATCCAAATGATTACATACAATGAATTTCTAAGTCTTGTCATTGGTCCCAGCTActataataactttttattaagAACTCTCCGAAATGGTTTCTACACTGCATACAACCCTAACGTCAATCCTGGTATGATTAATGAATTTACCTCAGCATGCTTTCGATTCGGCCATTCCACATCTCAAAGTTCTTTCATAGAAATTCAATCTTCTGGAAATCGTACAAATTTCAAGTTGCGAAACAATTTTTTCCACCCATTTGATCTCTACAATGGACAAACAGAACTTCTTGTGAGAGGGCTTGCTGATCAGTTGGCTCAAAAATCTGATAACTTTATCGTTGAAGATTTGACTAACCACCTGTACCGCAGGAGAGGAGAAAAGTTCGGACTAGATCTTATGGCTATCAATATTCAAAGAGGCAGAGACCACGGAATTCGACCTTATGTAGATTACCTTCGagctatatttaattttagtgttaCATCTTTTTCAGATCTAAATAATCTAATGCCTAAGCAAGTACTGCAGAAGTTTGAACAAATTTACGA GTCCGTTGAAGATATTGACTTCTTCTCAGGCAGTATTTCGGAGAGACCAGTTTCAGATGGTATCGTCGGACCTACCTGTGGTTTTATTATTGCCTTACAGTACAACAGATTAAGATTTGGAGATAGATACTTCTTTGATGTGTATGGAGAAGCTGGTTCTTTCACACCTG CCCAGTTGAGAGAAATCCGAGAGGTAACTTTGTCCACAATTTTGTGTGAGAACAGTGACGAAGTGGATGAACTACAACAATGGATCTTCCGACCAGTTTCTGAGAA CAATCCATCTTTGAAATGCTCGTCTCGAAGATCCTTTAACTTCATACCATGGCATGATGCTT
- the LOC143226163 gene encoding chorion peroxidase-like isoform X2, protein MVYGSDLHTVQSLRLFINGLMRFQKDSKRNILLPRSRNARNDLCSDPGNRLFCFEAGDRRLNEHPALTAVQTVFIREHNRIARELRRLNPCWNDERLFQEARRIVIAEIQMITYNEFLSLVIGPSYYNNFLLRTLRNGFYTAYNPNVNPGMINEFTSACFRFGHSTSQSSFIEIQSSGNRTNFKLRNNFFHPFDLYNGQTELLVRGLADQLAQKSDNFIVEDLTNHLYRRRGEKFGLDLMAINIQRGRDHGIRPYVDYLRAIFNFSVTSFSDLNNLMPKQVLQKFEQIYESVEDIDFFSGSISERPVSDGIVGPTCGFIIALQYNRLRFGDRYFFDVYGEAGSFTPAQLREIREVTLSTILCENSDEVDELQQWIFRPVSENVQQRVMEEGERNEF, encoded by the exons ATGGTTTATGGAAGTGATCTTCACACCGTTCAATCACTGCGACTATTCATAAACG GTTTGATGAGGTTTCAAAAAGATTCGAAAAGAAATATCCTTTTACCACGATCTCGAAACGCCAGAAACGATTTGTGTAGTGACCCAGGAAACAGGTTATTTTGCTTTGAAGCAG GAGATCGTCGCTTGAATGAACATCCAGCCTTGACAGCTGTACAAACTGTATTTATCAGAGAACATAACAGAATTGCAAGAGAACTCAGAAGATTGAACCCATGTTGGAATGATGAGAGGCTGTTTCAAGAAGCCAG gaGGATCGTGATTGCTGAGATCCAAATGATTACATACAATGAATTTCTAAGTCTTGTCATTGGTCCCAGCTActataataactttttattaagAACTCTCCGAAATGGTTTCTACACTGCATACAACCCTAACGTCAATCCTGGTATGATTAATGAATTTACCTCAGCATGCTTTCGATTCGGCCATTCCACATCTCAAAGTTCTTTCATAGAAATTCAATCTTCTGGAAATCGTACAAATTTCAAGTTGCGAAACAATTTTTTCCACCCATTTGATCTCTACAATGGACAAACAGAACTTCTTGTGAGAGGGCTTGCTGATCAGTTGGCTCAAAAATCTGATAACTTTATCGTTGAAGATTTGACTAACCACCTGTACCGCAGGAGAGGAGAAAAGTTCGGACTAGATCTTATGGCTATCAATATTCAAAGAGGCAGAGACCACGGAATTCGACCTTATGTAGATTACCTTCGagctatatttaattttagtgttaCATCTTTTTCAGATCTAAATAATCTAATGCCTAAGCAAGTACTGCAGAAGTTTGAACAAATTTACGA GTCCGTTGAAGATATTGACTTCTTCTCAGGCAGTATTTCGGAGAGACCAGTTTCAGATGGTATCGTCGGACCTACCTGTGGTTTTATTATTGCCTTACAGTACAACAGATTAAGATTTGGAGATAGATACTTCTTTGATGTGTATGGAGAAGCTGGTTCTTTCACACCTG CCCAGTTGAGAGAAATCCGAGAGGTAACTTTGTCCACAATTTTGTGTGAGAACAGTGACGAAGTGGATGAACTACAACAATGGATCTTCCGACCAGTTTCTGAGAA